The genomic window CTATATGCAGCAACCGTATCCCCTGTAAACAAACTGCCTTCAAAACCTTCACAATCACAAATCACCAGAGCACGATGTCCTCTGACGGTAGCAGCTAATTGCTCGGCATTCACTCCCCCGCCCACCTCCACACGGCCATTGACACCGTTCAAGCTTGCATTGTCTCTGCATAAACGCTGCGCACGAGGATCAATATCGAATGCATAAACCTGGCTCGTGGGAAATCTTCGGGCCAGTCCGACTGCATAGTAGCCCTCAGCACATCCTACATCTGCAATGATATCGTAGCTGCGTTTAAAAACAGATTCAAAAACTTCATCTAGCTCGGTTTCATAGGTGCCTAAAAGCTTGGGAAAAATGGCGCTGCAGGCTGCCTCGATGGACGCGTAACGCATTCCAGCAAACTTACCCTGCAAAACCTCAGGGTAAGTTTGCAAACGCTTCAACAGCTGTTGAATCTGCACAGCAGTTCTACGGCGCTGGAGTCCGCGCACAAAACGAATCAAGCTGGCTTCGATCGGCCGCCAAATCCAGTCCACCGCTAGCGAGCGATCCAGTGGAACAAGAACTCTATCAATAATGGGATGCATGCGGAAAGAAGCTGGTCTTTGCTATTCACATGTTTGACGAAAATCTTGCCAAAATTTTTTGTGCAAGAGTTGGATGCCGGTCGTACTGGTGCACAATCCTGACAAGTCTGCCATTCGCAGCAAAAACACATCCTTCATCATTGATCGTAAATTCACTGAGATCACTTGTTCCAAGCGTGGCAATTTCTTCCTGACCGTTGGAAACCATATTTGCATGCTCGATTCGCCCCGTCCGCAGCAACCCAATGTGAACTCCCTGATCAAGGTAAGGAGTATGGATCATGCGAGGGAGCCTCTCCATAAATTCCGCGCAAACTTTCTCCAGATAAGCAGCTACCGAAGCCGTATCACCCAAGGTGACTCCGGAGCAGATAACCTTCTGATTAAGCACACTTTCCATCGGAAAGCTGGAGTCATCACCGTATAGCAAACGGAGCCATCCCACATTACCTGCCTGTTCTTTGACAAGAACACTCTCAAGTCCAGTGGTCACTCCATCGGAGAGCGAGTCAAAGGGATCCCTCTGAAAAACCACGT from Prosthecobacter vanneervenii includes these protein-coding regions:
- a CDS encoding methyltransferase domain-containing protein, which encodes MHPIIDRVLVPLDRSLAVDWIWRPIEASLIRFVRGLQRRRTAVQIQQLLKRLQTYPEVLQGKFAGMRYASIEAACSAIFPKLLGTYETELDEVFESVFKRSYDIIADVGCAEGYYAVGLARRFPTSQVYAFDIDPRAQRLCRDNASLNGVNGRVEVGGGVNAEQLAATVRGHRALVICDCEGFEGSLFTGDTVAAYSMSDLLIETHDFIEAGLCSRISGLFSKTHRVHVVHSIDDLQKARTYQCSAVDSLDFETKELAFAEGRPVIMQWLYLTPHENI